A region from the Leptospira venezuelensis genome encodes:
- a CDS encoding MBL fold metallo-hydrolase, which translates to MATLTKRKAQNSPGQIYVDSSCIDCETCRILASDIFGEDQTGSFVKKQPESESEKFQALQALVACPTASIGTEDRIDLTEAKLSFPKQIQDEVYHCGFHSKDSFGAFSYLIVRKEGNVLVDSPRYIPSLSKKIKNLGGIKYHFLTHRDDVADHEKFHNDFGTQRIIHEGDLSAVPNAEIVIEGKEPFSLSEDLLIIPGPGHTRGHSTLLYKHKFLFSGDHLAYDPKKERLIAFRGACWYSWEEQTKSMHDLENYDFEWLLPGHGHPTHTDRKRMSEMLRSCVLWMQKR; encoded by the coding sequence ATGGCAACTTTGACAAAAAGAAAGGCCCAAAATTCTCCCGGACAGATCTATGTAGATTCCAGTTGTATCGATTGCGAAACCTGCAGGATCTTAGCATCTGATATTTTTGGAGAAGACCAAACCGGTTCCTTTGTTAAAAAGCAACCTGAATCGGAATCCGAAAAATTCCAAGCCTTACAAGCATTAGTTGCTTGTCCAACAGCTTCTATAGGAACTGAAGATCGTATCGATCTAACCGAAGCAAAATTATCTTTTCCAAAACAGATCCAAGATGAAGTTTATCATTGTGGTTTTCATTCTAAGGATTCATTCGGCGCCTTCTCCTATTTAATTGTTAGGAAAGAAGGTAACGTACTTGTAGATTCTCCCCGATATATTCCATCTCTTTCCAAAAAAATAAAAAACCTGGGCGGGATCAAATATCATTTTCTAACTCATAGAGATGATGTGGCTGATCACGAAAAATTTCATAATGACTTTGGAACTCAGAGAATTATCCACGAAGGAGATTTATCTGCAGTTCCAAACGCAGAGATAGTGATCGAGGGAAAAGAGCCATTTTCACTCAGCGAGGATCTATTGATCATACCTGGGCCTGGTCATACAAGAGGACATTCTACTCTATTATATAAACATAAATTCCTATTTTCTGGGGACCATTTAGCTTACGATCCTAAGAAAGAAAGGCTGATCGCTTTTAGAGGTGCTTGTTGGTATTCTTGGGAAGAACAAACCAAGTCCATGCATGACTTGGAAAATTATGATTTCGAGTGGCTTCTTCCAGGCCACGGGCACCCCACTCATACGGATCGGAAGCGTATGAGTGAGATGCTTAGGTCCTGCGTTCTATGGATGCAAAAACGTTAG
- a CDS encoding lytic transglycosylase domain-containing protein, with translation MLQPKIRKRYIFIASLPLLYQSLVAPIAGSLIGKSATGRNSLPESAQIKEYIRSERPSLTESELELLSLTVEKESERINNSACGVYCQKGEKAGLLLGIIKTESEFYRKARSKKNALGLMQIMPGTGSWIASWEGKHLKKQDLLEPETNIHLGVSYLNHLLETHEGNIRIALLAYNAGPGAVKKWGGVPAYAESVFSGQEEYLGSRESF, from the coding sequence ATGCTCCAGCCTAAAATCCGAAAAAGATACATATTTATCGCCTCGTTACCATTACTCTACCAATCCCTAGTAGCCCCAATCGCAGGCTCCCTGATTGGAAAGAGCGCAACTGGTAGGAACTCCCTGCCTGAATCCGCCCAAATTAAAGAATACATCCGTTCTGAGAGACCAAGCCTTACTGAATCTGAGCTGGAGCTTCTATCCTTAACCGTAGAAAAGGAATCAGAGAGGATCAATAATAGCGCCTGCGGAGTTTATTGCCAAAAAGGTGAGAAAGCAGGGTTACTTCTCGGAATCATCAAAACGGAGTCTGAATTCTACAGAAAAGCAAGATCCAAGAAAAATGCTCTCGGACTCATGCAGATCATGCCTGGGACAGGATCTTGGATCGCATCTTGGGAAGGAAAACATCTTAAGAAGCAAGACCTACTAGAACCGGAAACAAATATCCATCTTGGTGTCTCTTATCTAAACCATTTGTTGGAAACCCATGAAGGAAATATCCGCATTGCCCTTCTTGCTTATAACGCAGGACCAGGAGCAGTTAAAAAATGGGGAGGAGTTCCTGCCTACGCTGAGAGCGTATTCTCAGGCCAGGAAGAATATTTAGGAAGCAGGGAATCATTCTAA
- a CDS encoding matrixin family metalloprotease has translation MRVSLALSVLYIIVFSQCTQMGEPSSDLTWEEKQLLWISYGEEMKGGLQLTKAAAQKWGLGIDVYPAKTRVDRMRNTIAFTESGKCHVEGISQKNAKDCQLFSSNPFYLAACSINATSKIENSVIFIFKDRIKATADAMRMEGSTIDVKEYIIATVAHEVGHCLGLQHSQDPKDLMFPMLTGSVFEPSRTEMHAAQALYDTSLPPGSIDDSNLYTKQSDFTYLKQYTVPSFAVFGNINMEEED, from the coding sequence ATGAGGGTATCTTTAGCTCTGTCCGTACTATACATTATTGTATTTTCACAATGTACTCAAATGGGAGAACCTTCTAGCGATCTCACTTGGGAGGAAAAACAACTTCTCTGGATATCATATGGAGAAGAAATGAAAGGCGGACTACAACTTACAAAAGCGGCCGCTCAGAAATGGGGCCTAGGCATTGATGTCTATCCTGCTAAAACCAGAGTGGATAGAATGAGAAACACAATCGCGTTTACTGAATCCGGTAAATGTCATGTGGAAGGAATTTCTCAAAAGAATGCAAAAGATTGCCAATTATTCTCTTCCAATCCATTTTATCTAGCGGCTTGTTCTATCAACGCAACTTCAAAAATTGAAAATAGTGTAATTTTTATTTTTAAGGACAGGATAAAAGCAACTGCAGATGCGATGAGGATGGAAGGAAGCACCATCGATGTAAAAGAATATATAATAGCAACCGTTGCACACGAAGTAGGGCATTGTCTTGGATTACAACATTCTCAAGATCCTAAAGATCTGATGTTCCCTATGTTAACTGGAAGTGTATTTGAACCTAGCAGAACTGAAATGCATGCTGCACAAGCATTGTATGATACTTCTTTGCCGCCAGGTTCCATAGACGATTCGAACCTTTATACAAAACAATCTGATTTTACTTACTTAAAACAATATACCGTGCCTTCATTTGCGGTATTCGGAAATATAAATATGGAAGAGGAAGACTGA